The nucleotide window AGAATATCCGTACCCTAAATATACGGATATGTGTAACTCATGGAACTTTCTGTGTCAGCCGGTCCATCCACTTAATTCATGATACTGCTCGTGGTCTTCTTGATGAGGTCCCAGACACTTCTCACATGTCCCTCCTCTTGCAGCGACGACCCAACGGCGAACCGAAGCACAAACTTATCACCAACCACCGTATGCGCAAGATATGCCTTGCCAGTCTTGTTCAGATTCTCCATTAGTACACGGTTGACCTCATCGGCATCCTCCTCCGTCATGGCTCCACTTGCCTTGATCCTAAAGCACACAAGAGCAAAGTTTCTCGGCACGACCACCTCGAACCTACCGTCAGCACGAACAAAATCTTCAAACATCTTGGCCATGGCGACATCACTACGGATGTGCTCTTGGAGCTTTGCAGTACCGTAAGTGCGCATGACCATCCAAAGCTTGAGCCCGCGAAAGCGCCGACCGACGCCGACCTGCATGTCCTTAAGATCGGTGACCTCACCAGACTCGGTAGCGTCGTTTTTGAGGTACTCCGGGTTGGTCTCCAACGAGTCGCTTAGCCGATGAGCATCACGGACGTAAAGGCAGGTGCAATCGAGGCATGTGAGAAGCCATTTGTGCGGACTCATGCTAATGGAGTCCACGCGCTCAACGCCGTCGAGATGGTGGCGAAACTCCGGGCAGATACACGCACTGCCAGCGTAGGCAGCATCGACGTGGACCCACGCATTGAACATGGCGGCAATGTCTGCAACGGCGCCCACCGGGTCGACGGCGTTGGAAGACGTGGTGCCCACCGTGACACAAACATATGTAGGCACAAGACCGGCGTTGGCATCAGCTTGCATTGCCTCGAGAAGTTTGGCCGGGTCGAGCCCGTAGTTAGTTTCCGGCCCCGTGGAGATGGAGCGGATGTTGGCGGGGTCGAAGCCTGCGAGGCGACACGCCTTGAAGAACGTGGAGTGGGTCTGGTCGGCAGCATACACAGTCAAGCGTGGGATGTCGGACACGCCGACGGAGCCGGTTCGGCGCAGCGCTGCATCACGAGCGGCGACTAGCGTGACAAGCATTGCCTCGCTTGTTGTGCCAAGGATGACGCCACCACCAGTGCCACGACCATTGCTGGTGCGGTTCATGAAGGTAGTGGGTAGGCGCAAAAGCTGCGCAAGCCAGTCGAGAGCGAGAACCTCCATCTCGGTGGCTGCAGGCGAGGCCTGCCACGTGAATCCAACGGAGTTCATGGCAGAGGCGATGAGGTCGCCGGCGATGGCAGCGGCGCTGTTCGTGGACGGGAAGAAGGCGAAGAAGTTTGGGCTAGCCCAGTGCGTCATGCCGGGGACGACGGAGGTCCTGAGCTCCTTCATGGTGACATCAAATGGCGCGGAGTAGGTTGGCGGGGACGCACTGAGCTCGTCTTGCAGGTATCCGGGCTTCACGTTAGGGAGAACATGCATGGACTCGACGTTGGTGTAGTAGTCGGAGATGAAGTCGACAGCCTTGTGAAGGTATGCGCGGACATCTTCGGGATTGAGCGGCTCGAACGCGGCCTTGTCGTTGGGCAAGGCGGAGAAGGACATTGGGTTGGTGTCCAAGCTGCCCATTTTTGTAGGAGCAAAGGAGGTGTGAGGCGTGGCTTAATGAAGTGGAGCTAGCTCGCTTTGCTGCCGGAGAGCAACGAGTAGAGAAGAGCTAGTAGGAGTAGTAAGTTGGCTAGCTAGCTTTGCTGCTTTGGTTTGGTGAATGGAGTTCGTCCTTGGGGCGGGGTATATATAGGTGAGGTGATTAGGTGGACGCGGGAAGCGGCGTGGCGGTGTGGCCGTTGGATGAGTCCCGCGTCCTGGTCGCGCGCGCTTACGTACGTATGTACGCTGCCAGGAAAGTGCATGGGTAGGTAGAGATGCGATCTGGAGCGCGCGCGACACGAGTCGGATGGTCAATCAATCGATACGTTATGTTGCGTTTGTTAATTGGCCACCACGCGGCTTCCTTTTCTTTTTTACGGGTGCAGCTGCTTAAACTCTTGGACATTCatgctcaaaaaaaaaaaaaaactctTGGACATTCGAACAGCAGACAAACATGGTTACCTATAAATCCAATTTTAGGTGAGAAGGCAAAAGATCTAGGTAGAAAGATTGCTTTCACAGCAGACGTCAAAACTCACGTACATATGCAATGATCTAAATATATGAGTATATCGAATTTAATATCATTCTATATTATGAGACAAAGGGGGTATAAAACTCTCGTCAAATAAACCCGGAACAAATAAAATACAGATAGCACTTAAAATTATTAAGTAGCTCATCAATCCACAGCCTCAAATTCAACACAGTTATTCACCAAACATAACACAGTGCACCAACAAACATAACAAGGAACACAGAAGTagaactagtggtcttattgccCAGTTCACGTCCACCGCTCTTCGAAGAGATCTTGTAGAAGACTTTCATCAGTATCCATATTTCATGCACAGAGCTCAGTTGTGGAATTCCGTGGAACACCTAGCAAGCACCGAGCTTGATTTCTGCCGGAGTAACTCGACAAGGCGGATAAGTTCGTTGGATTTCTAGCAAAGGTGTCAGGAGGGACCTAAAGTGCCGAGGGTGAGCCTGGGGTGTGTCCTATTCCGACGGCGTCGCGCTGTACCAACGTGGACAACTCGGTACAGAGTCACGCTAGACAGTGGTTGCGTGGGGGTCGCTTGACTGCCAATCTACCTTAGCAGGAAGCGGTTGCTAGAAATTCAAGAAAACTCAAAAATAGTTCAGGAACATTAATGAAAGAaaaaatatggcaagttacatgaATGCTTAGAAAATATTCCAAAGTTTACTCAAATTCCCTAGTTGTTCAAGATACGTTCTAAAGATTGTTTTTCTTAAATTGTATGAAATTCTCCAATTTTAAATCCAATATTTTTAGTAGATTTCCAGAATGTTATGGATATTTTGTCACATTTTAACGTTCATTACTTTTCTACTTTTCCGCCATTTTTAGTATCTTTCATTGCTCCTTATTTTATTGCTATTTTCTAACATATACTTTGCCTTTTCTTTCGTGCTATTTGTGCTAGCACGTGTGAGAAACTATCAGCACACAATCCTACATTCCACTTTGGCTAAGGGAACGGACAAATTTGTCAAGTATGGAAAGTTAGTGTGGCTCAAAGTTATCAGTCTAAAGTTTGTAGCACGAATAAATTTAATAAATAATCAAGGGACCCAAAAGAACTTTCCCAATTGATTTTCAAATATTAATTGTTTTGGCAATTGATGTAATGTTGATCTGAAAGTCGAACTTTATTGattctttcttgttcttcttaCCCAACATGCTCACTTCACTTTTTTGTTGTTTCTTCTTCTATACCACCTGTTGATCGAACCACAAAGGCCACCatcagggccggccctgggggGATGGCAGGGGGGCGGCCGCCCAGGGCCCCCGAAATCTAGGGGGGCCCTCCAGGGTTCGCAAGGAGCCCATGGCATCGACCTAGACACACACGCACGGAGAAATCCCTGTTTTCCTTCTTCCCATCGCGAGTTCGCCGCTTCGTGACGATCCTATTCCCGCAAGGGCTCCAATCACGAGTCTCGACACCAATGTAGATCGCTCTCCGTCATGCGGCCGGCTGGTCTTCCTCCAGGTCCCCAGTCCCGTTGTGTTATCCTCCGTTCGTGAGATGCCTCTCATGTGCAAGACGAAGCCACCCACTTATAAAGTCATCCCTAACCTCCTCTTTCTAGTTGGTCATGTTCATATAGTGCAGCAGCAGTCAGATCTTAGAAGGTCTCGCATATGATGCAGTACAAAATTTTAATTTCGTGTGCCCGTTGCTCTATTTCTTATTTCAATCTGGACTTTGTCGACACAACACCAATCGCCTTATCTATTGAAAAAGTTGCCTGCTATGTGTTTGATTGTCGTTCTTTGCATtctctctccaaatcatatgacTGCAAATTTAACATAAAAATTAGAAGGAGGTCTCAACTATACACACATAACTTTAATCCAAACATGGTTATATAATAAAGCCACTCAGACTCCCGTAGCCGTCGGGTAGGTAAATGATCTTTTATTGTTGCAAATGAAGCTTTTAAACTTTAAACCTTTCATCTTGATGTTTACCCTCTATCAGGTATTCGATTTGTCTAATTAAGTAAAGGAATACACTATTTACAATTCTCGTTTTATTTTGAAATAATAAACAATAATAAGTTAGGTAAAGGAATGAATCTAAAAAGAAATGAGATTATTAGTATGATCTTTATACTAGGGGCCCCGGGTTGCAATTTCGCTCTGGCCCCTGAAATATCAAGACCGGCCCTGGCCACCATTTTGACAATAACTACCAAGTACCAACCGGGAGATGAGGGCCTGGCGCTTGATTTAATTGGCTGCTAAAGCTCCGACAAAACAAGTTGGGACGAGCAGGGGTCAGCGTAAATTGACATGCAAACAGCCGCCAACGGCAAAAATGGCTATGAGAGAGCAAAAACCAGCATGTGTGCTCGGGGATCCATCCTCCCTTTTAATAATAACTAGCacaatgcccgtgcgttgcaacgggggtATAATAAATATTCTACTAATTCAACATCAATTGTATCAAACATATACCTTTAGCATCCTCGTCTTTTCCTTCATTCGTCCACTATCTCCACCTTTCCAATCCAAACATGTCTTGACATATGTTTTCCACTTGTTCTTCCGAAGAAAAGCACTATTGCATACTTATGTATCTTTTTTAGGGTTTCATACAAAGGTATCAAGATGATGAAACGTTTATTAACCATGAGCCATCATCAGAAAATGTTTCATGGAAAGCTGAGGACAATGCAAGCCATTAGCATGTTAATTTCATCGAATCGCTTCATGAGCCAACAGAACTTTGCTAGAGCTTCGTCTCTTCAATAACCATGGCCTCTGTTGCCTTGCAAGGTTGATCATCCCTAAAAGCCAGTGTCCATATCCCATCAACATCATACTTCTTTGTCTTCCCTTTAAAATTTTCTGGTTCAAGGAAAGGAACGAAAAAATGTTTTATTTGAGAGGAAATAAATTGTGCCCAATATTTTTTCATTAGATTTATTATTCACAACGAAATTTTATGTCGTCATGCTAATCTGTACATCGGGTCCATTTATGGAGCCTGTACATGAGAACAATGCCATCTTGATGTACGTCGAGGTAATTCTTCATAAAAAAAATAATCCACCCAGATATTTCGTTAGATACAACTAAAAAGCAGAATTGACGTTCTTTCCCTCTCTCAAATGCCATCCGGCAAGGAAAAGCATCAACGGCAAGAACATCACGATAAACATTTAGTGTATCACAAATATAGCGAAGAATTAAGGTAGTCAATTTCCATACTGCCAATTTAAGAACTTCAAGAAAACTCAGACCTAATTTGACTTCGAGCCTAGGTTAGGGCACTCAACAATGAACATCTAGCTCGGTTGCTTGCTTATCTATGGGCTGATCCATTGGAGAGTAAAATAGGCGGTTATTAGGTAGGTAGAAGTTTCTCATATGTGTAAGAGTAAAACTTGATGTTGTACCATAGAACTCTGCAAAAATTAATAATTTTGCTCTCATAAAATAAATCCAAAAGGAAATCTCAAATGCTAATGAATCTAGTACTACAGATCCAAATTTCGTGAAAATCTAAGTTGGCTAGGAGGTGAAATATGGGCTGGACTTGGCTTAATGTGATCCATTGATGCacattttatttttatttgtgAAGTTAATGAAAATGTTACAAAATAAACACTATCCATTAGATTCTCAATCAATTTATCAACCAACCGTGTACCTACATAGGAGTTTAACTAAAACTAGAGGCTAACGTGCACTTCACAGCGACGTTCTTCACTCATGGGACTATCTTTTCTTTCGAGTAGGTTATTGGGGTTGGTTGTTTTGGTTGGTTTTATCTGTGTTGGCTTGAATTTTAATTATGTTTTGGTGCTTTTTTATAATGCCTATATTGTTCTAGTGTGCGGTATTTGTTCTGAGAGGTGGGTGAAGTTGTTCACTGGGTAGTTATGGTGTCCTTACAAATTTGGCCTCAGTGTCAGCGGATGGTTGTTGTATGAGCCCCAGATCATGGGAGCTCCTATTCCGCCCTAAAACCATGGAATTGCTACTATGACGCTCAAATGGGCCAGCCCACCAAGTTGTTGCTCGCTCAGCTCGGTTCCCTACTCCACTCGCTTACTCAACAAACATGAATTTTTAAAAATATTCAAGAATTTCAAAAATGTTTATGGATTTCAAAATACAGTTGCAAATTTTGAATAAATTTCACAAAccttaaaaatattcatgaatgcTATTAAAAAATCTTGAATTTTAAAACTGTGCCTTGGTAGCTAGAAGCATTGTATCGATATAAGAAAATCTATGCCTTTTACCATGCCTATATATGCATAAGCATGCATGCacccttgatacgtctccaacgtatccataatttttgattgctccatgctatattatctactgttttgggcaatattgggctttattatccacttttatattatttttgggactaacctattaaccggaggcccagcccagatttgttcttttatgcctatttcagtattttgaaggaaaggaatatcagacggagtcgaaacggaacgaaatcaactggagaagttatttttggaaggaaacacacctgatggacttggaccccacgtcaaggaaggaacgaggtgctcatgagggtggggggcaccccccctagggcgcgccccctgtctcgtggggccctcgtggctcccctgacgtacttcttccgcctatataactccacgtaccctaaaacttccagaacgcaacatagatcgggagttccgccgccagaagcctccgtagccaccgaaaaccaacctagacccgttccggcaccctgccggagggggcaatccttctccggtggccatcttcatcatcccggttctctacatgatgaggagggagtagttctccctcggggctgagggtatgtaccagtagctagtgtttgatctctctctctctctctcgtgttcttgatttggcacgattttgatgtatcgcgagctttgctattatagttggatcttatgtttctcctcctcctcttctctcttgtaatgaattgagtttcccctttgaagttatcttatcggatcgagtctttaaagacttgagaacacttgatgtatgtcttgccgtggatatctgtggtgacaatgggataccacgtgccacttgatgtatgttttggtgaccaacttgtgggttccgcccatgaacctatgcataggggttggcacacgttttcgtcgtgattctccggtagaactttggggcactctttgaggtcctttgtgttggttgaatagatgaatctgagattgtgtgatgcatatcgtataatcatacccacggatacttgaggtgacattggagtatctaggtgacattagggttttggttgatttgtgtcttaaggtgttattctagtatgaactctagggctgtttgtgacacttataggaatagcccaacggattgattggaaagaataactttgaggtggtttcgtaccctaccataatctcttcgtttgttctccgctattagtgactttggagtgactcattgttgcatgttgagggatagttatgtgatccaattatgttatcattgttgagggaacttacactagtgaaagtatgaaccctaggccttatttccacacattgtaataccgtttatgctcacttttatcacttgctaccttgctgtttttatatttttagattacaaaaactattatctactatccatataccacttgtatcaccatctcttcgccgaactagtgcacctatacaatttaccattgtattgggtgtgttggggacacaagagactcttttttatttggttgcatggttgcttgagagagaccatcttcatcctacgcctcctacggattgataaaccttaggtcgtccactttagagaaatttgctactgtcctacaaacctctgcacttggaggcccaacaacgtctacaagaagaaggttgtgtagtagacatcaagctcttttctggcatcgttgccggggaggtgagtgcttgaaggtatatctttagatcttgcaatcgagtcttttagtttcttgttttatcactagtttagtttataaaagaaaactataaaaaaagggaattgagtttgtctcatacgcttcacttttttaatatctttcgtgagtatgatggaaaggataattgtgctcaagtgctagaagaagaaatctaaaAAATGTTTGCCACTAAATATTTGAAttatgagcatgattgcaatgttgttagtatgaattccttgaatatccatgatgctaatgatatgcaaagccacaagcttggggaagctatgtttgatgaagatgatgttttttgtcccccaagttttgatgagcaaatttattatgttGAAAGCATGCATcatatctatgatgattattgtgatgacacgtatgctttaaagaacaataataaccatgaaacttgtcatcttgatcttaattttcaatcacatgatagttattttgttgagtttgctcccactattattcatgagaagaattttgcttgtgtggagagtaataaaatttctatgcttatagatcatgaaaagaattatttaggtgctggttatattgttgaattaattcatgatgctactgaaaattattatgagggaggaatatatgcttttaggaattgcaataatatcaactttcctctctatgtgcttaaagttttgaagttatgcttgttttaccttcctatgcaagttgattcttgtccccataagttgtttgctcacaaaatccctatgcataggaagtatgttagacttaaatatgctagtcatattcttcatgatgctctctttatgtttcaattcttatcctttatgtgagcatcattgaaatcatcatgcctagctaggggcattaaacgatagcgcttgttgggaggcaatccaactttatttttgttcctgtttagtaataaatgattcatctagcctctatttagatgtggttttatgcttttagttagtgtttgtgccaagtagaacctttgggaagacttggggaaagtcttgttgatcatgctgtcaataacagaaactttagcgctcacgagaattgctgccatttttatttggagagtgctatttagttaattcttttttcagatgattaatacataaattcctcaggtccagaaatttatttagatttttatgagttccataagtatacgcttgatccagattactacagactgttctgttttgacagattctgatttcgatgtgttgtttgcttattttgatgaatctatggctagtaaaatagtttataaaccatagagaagttggaatacagtaggtttaacaccaatataaataaagaatgattttattacagtacctcgaagtggtgatttattttcttatactaacggagcttacgagttttctgttaagttttgtgttgtgaagttttcaagttttgggtaaggattcgatggactatggaataaagagtagcaagagcctaagcttgtggatgcccgaggcaccccaaggtaatattcaaggatatccaagagcctaagcttggggatgcctcggaagacaccccctctttcgtcttcgttcatcggtaactttacttggagctatatttttatttaccacatgatatgtgttttgcttggagcgtcaatttattttgttaggattttcttgctgttatttagaacaatgttttgcatcttttatttcaaatAAAAGcggcattgatagtctttactatgcctattttagaagtccacatattgctgtttgaaaacagaaagtttaccgctgttgcaataattccctagaaaattcagaatgtgataaaatgttgaaaccttttgcatattaagctatgataaatttactacagtgggaattttctttcataatttttggagctagggaagtatggatgttgcagcattctttacagactatcctgtttaggcagattgctgttatgtttgcattgtttgcatatgtttgcttctttaatgattctatttgaggataggactatgaaatatgcagaggcatttagtatgcgatgttgaataataattttggtgatttgctacagtagagtatgataaggtttttgcaatggtttatgctaacttatctcacgagtccttgttgagttttgtgtggatgaagcttttgagatttagggagaccgtgatacgagaggaattaaggagacacaaaagctcaagcttggggatgcccaaagcaccccaagataatatttcaagaattctcaagcatctaagcttggggatgccccggttggcatcccacctttcttcttcaacaactatcggttagtatcggttgatcctaagtttttgcttcttcacatgatgtttgctattcttagaatgtcattttattttgctttgcttgctatttgaatagaataccaagatctaaaattattaaatgttagagagtcttcacatagttgcatcattattcaactactcattgatcttcacttatatctttcggagtagtttgtcatttgctctagtgcttcacttatatcttttagagcatggtggtagttttattttgaagaaatagatgaactctcatgattcacttagattattttgagagtcttaatagcatggtaatttgcttagaatcctaatatgctaggtattcaagaataataaaattctcttatgagtgtgttgaatactaagagaagtttgatacttgatgattgttttgagatatgaggatggtaatattagagtcatgctagttgaatagttgtgaatttgagaaatacttgtgttgaagtctgtgattcccgtagcatgcacgtatggtgaaccgttatgtaacgaagtcggagcatgatttatttattgattgtcttccttatgagtggcggtcggggacgagcgatggtcttttcctaccaatctatccccctaggagcatgcgtgtagtactttgtttcgataactaatagatttttgcaataagtatgtgagttctttatgactaatgttgagtccatggattatacgcactctcacccttccacctttgctagcctctctagtaccgcgcaactttcgtcggtatcatacacctaccatataccttcctcaaaacagccaccatacctacctattatggcatttccatagccattaagagatatattgccatgcaactttccaccgttccgtttattatgacacgcttcatcattgtcatattgcttagcatgatcatgtagttgacaaagtatttgtggcaaagccaccgttcataattctttcatacatgtcactcatgcatcattgcatatcccggtacaccgccggaggcattcatatagagtcatactttgttctagtatcgagttgtatcattgagttgtaaataaatagaagtgtgatgatcatcattcaatagagcattgtcccccaaaaaagagaaaggccaaataaaaaaaataaaagggacaatgctactatccttttaccacacttgtgcttcaaagtagcaccatgatcttcatgatagagagtctcttatgttgtcactttcatatactagtgggaatctttcattatagaacttggcttgtatattccaattatgggcttcctcaaaatgccgtaggtcttcgtgagcaagcgagttggatgcacacccactagtttcttttgttgagctttcatacatttatagctctagtgcatccgttgcatggcaatccctactcactcacattgatatgtattgatgggcatctccatagcccattgatacgcctagttgatgtgagactatcttctccctttttgtcttatccacaaccaccattctattccacctatggtgctatgtccatggctcacgctcatgtattgcgtgaagattgaaaaggtttgagaacatcaaaagtatgaaacaattgcttggcttgtcatcggggttgtgcatgatttaaatatgttgtgtggtgaagatggagcatagccagactatatgattttgtagggataactttctttggccatgttattttgacaagacatgattgcttagttagtatgcttgaagtattattatttttatgtcaatactaaacttttgtcttgaatcttatggatctgaatattcataccacaattaagaagaattacattgaaactatgccaactagcattccacatcaaacattatctttttatcatttacctactcgaggacgagcaggaattaagcttggggatgcttgatacgtctccaacgtatctataatttttgattgctccatgctatattatctactgttttgggcaatatttggctttattatccacttttatattatttttgggactaacctattaaccagaggcccggcccagatttgctgttttatgcctatttcagtgttttgaaggaaaggaatatcagacggagtcgaaacgaaACGAAAtaaactggagaagttatttttggaaggaaacacacctgatggacttggaccccacgtcaaggaaggaacgaggtgctcatgaggttggggggcgcgcccccctagggcgcgccccctgtctcgtggggccctcgtggctcccctgacgtacttcttccgcctatataactccacgtaccctaaaacttccagaacgcaacatagatcgggagttccgccgccagaagcctccgtagccaccgaaaaccaatctagacccgtttcggcaccctgccggagggggcaatccctctccggtggccatcttcatcatcccggtgctctccatgacgaggagggagtagttctccctcggggctgagggtatgtactagtagctatgtgtttgatctctctctctctcttgtgttcttgatttggcacgatcttgatgtatcgcgagctttgctattatagttggatcttatgtttctcctccccctcttctctcttgtaatgaattgagtttcccctttgaagttatcttatcggattgagtctttaaagacttgagaacacttgatgtatgtcttgccgtggatatctgtggtgacaatgggataccacgtgccacttgatgtatgttttggtgaccaacttgcgggttccgcccatgaacctatgcataggggttggcacacattttcgtcgtgattctccggtagaactttggggcactctttgaggtcctttgtgttggttgaatagatgaatttgagattgtgtgatgcatatcgtataatcatacccacggatacttgtggtgacattggagtatctaggtgacattagggttttggttgatttgtgtcttaaggtgttattctagtacgaactctagggctgtttgtgacacttataggaatagcccaacggattgattggaaagaataactttgaggtggtttcgtaccctaccataatctcttcgtttgttctccgctattagtgactttggagtgactctttgttgcatgttgagggatagttatgtgatccaattatgttatcattgttgagggaacttacactagtg belongs to Triticum urartu cultivar G1812 chromosome 7, Tu2.1, whole genome shotgun sequence and includes:
- the LOC125522835 gene encoding tryptophan decarboxylase 1-like, with protein sequence MGSLDTNPMSFSALPNDKAAFEPLNPEDVRAYLHKAVDFISDYYTNVESMHVLPNVKPGYLQDELSASPPTYSAPFDVTMKELRTSVVPGMTHWASPNFFAFFPSTNSAAAIAGDLIASAMNSVGFTWQASPAATEMEVLALDWLAQLLRLPTTFMNRTSNGRGTGGGVILGTTSEAMLVTLVAARDAALRRTGSVGVSDIPRLTVYAADQTHSTFFKACRLAGFDPANIRSISTGPETNYGLDPAKLLEAMQADANAGLVPTYVCVTVGTTSSNAVDPVGAVADIAAMFNAWVHVDAAYAGSACICPEFRHHLDGVERVDSISMSPHKWLLTCLDCTCLYVRDAHRLSDSLETNPEYLKNDATESGEVTDLKDMQVGVGRRFRGLKLWMVMRTYGTAKLQEHIRSDVAMAKMFEDFVRADGRFEVVVPRNFALVCFRIKASGAMTEEDADEVNRVLMENLNKTGKAYLAHTVVGDKFVLRFAVGSSLQEEGHVRSVWDLIKKTTSSIMN